The Erigeron canadensis isolate Cc75 chromosome 4, C_canadensis_v1, whole genome shotgun sequence genome window below encodes:
- the LOC122594919 gene encoding protein argonaute 2-like, translating into MEQQNSYNRGGYRGSNPRGGYRGGGGGRDGGRGGGRDGGRGGGRDGGRGGYGQRGGRSQSQYNAYNQQAQQQAPQDYYGGGRGRGSSRGGYQNYNNNNRNSGYVNTRQNVVDHRAPDRSVGSGQSTVDYRSPPTVSQIINPVADLQIQEVSNEHANVPIKRPDNGGTAAMHKVKLLVNHFPVKFDPSMCILRYDVDVKHEAKQEASSSSSRPLKKSIPKSDLRLIQQELCSLYPDKFPKLKTAYDGEKNIYSAISLKPGTYTVELFGRSYSCTIKYGNELNLSKLQEFLKGNAMQVPRDVLQALDVVMKANLFREKVSVGRGMYPREYQRGDDLRCGVAAYRGSQQSLKVTSNGLVMCSDYSAIPFRKRMPVIDFLKEYVWEINDISDITKFGSKIVYALRGLRVSVTHRRTNQKYIVSGLTEKLTRDISFELEDLEGKESKVVKLTDYFRDKWGKEIQYKGIPCLTLGHSKKPNYVPMEFCFLAEDRRFPKEQLGRDAARQLKDLCLLAPDIRRSEICRMVGEEYDVGRPGAAVIENFQLGVGMNMTEVDGRVLEAPRLKLGSSSGKVNSITVDKQKCHYNLLQGKTLVMGKALQRWALIDFTTGDRRYQLNRELFIPKLMNRCKSIGVQMDKPLWVEEAHMKIFSNKYGLPDVLNRVVDICEKAKGRPQMIVCVMSEKHEGYKYLKWVSETKIGVLTQCCLSQNANKSNDQFLANLGMKINAKLGGSNVELIERFPCFSDKDRYMFIGADVNHPAPSNTSAPSIAAIVGSVNWPAATRYAARMSRQTHRKEEIEQFGSVCLDLINAYAEVNGVKPNKIVVFRDGVSDGQFDMVLNKEMVAMKKAIYTQSYRPFVTFVVAQKRHTTRLFPNNGKDFGNVSPGTVVDTMIVHPVEFDFYLCSHFGGIGTSKPTHYTAIWDEIGFTSDKMQKLVYHLCYIFARCTKPVSLVPPVYYADLVAYRGRMFQEAEIEMQVPFNQYFEKLEDSLKDTMFFI; encoded by the exons ATGGAACAACAGAATTCCTACAATCGCGGCGGTTATCGGGGTTCAAATCCCCGTGGTGGCTAccgcggcggcggcggtggtcgtgacggtggtcgcggcggtggtcgtgacggtgGTCGCGGCGGTGGACGTGACGGTGGTCGCGGCGGTTATGGTCAACGTGGTGGCCGAAGCCAGTCACAATACAACGCTTACAATCAACAAGCACAGCAGCAAGCGCCACAGGATTATTATGGTGGAGGCCGAGGCAGAGGATCATCACGTGGCGGTTATCagaattataataataataatcggaATTCGGGTTATGTTAATACTAGGCAGAATGTGGTGGATCATCGGGCGCCGGATCGGTCTGTTGGATCCGGTCAGTCTACAGTTGACTATCGGTCTCCACCAACTGTTTCTCAGATCATCAATCCTGTAGCTG ATCTTCAGATTCAGGAAGTTTCAAACGAACATGCTAATGTACCAATTAAGCGTCCGGACAATGGGGGCACAGCTGCAATGCACAAAGTGAAGCTTCTTGTTAACCACTTCCCAGTCAAGTTTGATCCATCAATGTGTATATTACGCTATGATGTAGATGTCAAACACGAGGCTAAACAAGAGGCGTCGTCATCTTCTTCCCGACCCCTAAAAAAGTCGATTCCAAAATCTGATCTGCGTTTGATTCAACAGGAGCTATGTTCTTTATATCCTGATAAATTTCCTAAACTTAAGACTGCATATGATGGAGAAAAGAACATTTACAGTGCAATCTCGTTGAAACCAGGAACCTACACTGTTGAGTTATTTGGCCGGTCTTATTCATGCACCATCAAGTATGGTAACGAATTGAACCTTTCAAAGCTCCAGGAATTTTTGAAAGGAAATGCTATGCAAGTCCCACGTGATGTGTTGCAGGCGCTCGATGTAGTAATGAAGGCAAATCTTTTCCGGGAGAAGGTTTCGGTTGGGAGAGGCATGTACCCACGTGAGTACCAAAGGGGAGACGACCTACGTTGTGGTGTTGCTGCATATAGAGGCTCACAACAGAGTTTAAAGGTTACTTCAAATGGGCTGGTAATGTGTTCAGACTACTCTGCCATACCTTTTCGTAAGAGGATGCCCGTTATTGATTTTCTTAAGGAGTACGTTTGGGAGATTAATGATATTAGTGACATTACAAAGTTTGGGAGCAAAATTGTGTATGCGTTGAGGGGACTAAGGGTGAGTGTGACTCATCGTCGTACAAACCAGAAGTACATTGTGTCTGGGCTGACTGAAAAACTTACAAGGGATATTTCTTTTGAGCTAGAAGATCTTGAAGGGAAAGAATCTAAAGTGGTCAAGCTTACTGATTATTTTCGTGACAAATGGGGTAAGGAGATACAGTACAAGGGTATCCCTTGTTTGACATTGGGACATAGTAAAAAGCCAAACTATGTTCCAATGGAGTTTTGTTTCTTGGCTGAAGATAGAAGATTTCCAAAGGAGCAATTGGGCAGGGACGCTGCCAGGCAACTAAAAGATTTGTGTCTCCTCGCTCCTGATATCCGCAGAAGCGAGATTTGCAGAATGGTTGGTGAAGAGTATGATGTTGGCCGTCCCGG TGCGGCAGTGATCGAGAATTTTCAACTCGGAGTTGGAATGAACATGACAGAGGTCGATGGTCGAGTATTGGAAGCTCCTCGACTAAAGCTGGGCAGTTCGAGTGGTAAAGTCAACAGCATAACGGTGGACAAACAAAAATGTCACTATAATCTTCTTCAAGGGAAAACTTTAGTGATGGGCAAAGCACTTCAGAGATGGGCACTGATAGATTTTACTACTGGTGATCGTCGTTATCAGCTAAATCGTGAATTGTTCATTCCAAAATTGATGAACCGATGCAAAAGTATAGGGGTACAAATGGATAAACCTCTTTGGGTGGAGGAGGCCCACATGAAGATTTTCTCCAATAAGTATGGACTCCCTGATGTTCTTAATCGGGTTGTCGATATTTGTGAAAAAGCTAAGGGTCGACCTCAAATGATTGTCTGTGTGATGTCTGAGAAACATGAAGGCTACAAGTATCTTAAATGGGTTTCTGAGACCAAAATTGGTGTGTTGACTCAGTGTTGTTTGTCACAAAATGCCAACAAATCGAATGATCAGTTTCTTGCCAATTTAGGTATGAAGATCAATGCCAAGTTAGGGGGTAGCAACGTGGAACTCATTGAGCGATTCCCTTGTTTTAGTGATAAAGATCGTTATATGTTCATTGGAGCTGATGTCAATCATCCGGCTCCATCAAACACGTCAGCCCCGTCCATTGCAGCCATTGTAGGTTCAGTGAACTGGCCTGCCGCAACTCGTTATGCTGCTCGCATGTCCCGACAAACCCACCGGAAGGAAGAGATTGAGCAATTTGGGAGCGTGTGTTTGGACCTCATCAATGCTTATGCTGAGGTTAATGGGGTGAAACCAAACAAGATTGTGGTGTTTCGTGATGGTGTAAGTGATGGGCAGTTTGATATGGTTCTCAACAAAGAGATGGTTGCTATGAAGAAAGCTATCTATACTCAAAGTTACCGTCCATTTGTCACTTTTGTTGTGGCTCAAAAACGGCACACAACACGTTTGTTTCCAAATAATGGTAAAGACTTCGGTAATGTGTCTCCGGGAACAGTGGTCGATACAATGATTGTTCATCCGGTTGAATTTGACTTTTACCTTTGTAGCCATTTTGGAGGTATTGGAACGAGTAAGCCGACACACTACACTGCAATATGGGATGAGATTGGGTTTACATCAGATAAGATGCAGAAGCTGGTTTATCACTTGTGCTATATCTTTGCTCGCTGCACAAAACCTGTATCTCTAGTTCCACCAGTGTACTATGCTGATCTTGTGGCATATAGGGGTCGGATGTTTCAAGAGGCGGAAATTGAAATGCAGGTCCCATTTAATCAGTACTTTGAGAAGCTTGAGGATAGCCTGAAGGATACAATGTTTTTCATTTGA
- the LOC122598265 gene encoding plant UBX domain-containing protein 7-like, which translates to MKSDDHQQQQIISFLEIAVGQTADTARQFLQATSWKLDDAIQLFYVGNEGATAAASSASAPPLENDELLPAQITGNLENQIGSENVVQGDGSEVRAPLPVKRDVLYDTPMFYGSTRLGYNSHEARTVVPFRNFDEELKHPRVWEGGHGASTADASNLASLYRPPFALMFHGPFQKAKEAAKSQNRWVLVNLQSTREFSSHMLNRDTWANEAVAQTISSNFIFWQVFDDTEEGSKIKTYYRLDSAPVTLVIDPVTGQKMRLWRGMIQPENLLEDLLQFMDGSPNDHHFSLSHKRPRETYEAPPPKVQAMSEVANQTSEEDEEMQMAQALSMGTMKNTVGEASNDSDAIDAKQEILKSEKPTYPPLPEEPKVDRNLLCRVGVRLPDGRRLQRNFLRSDPIQLLWSFCYANLEGSDGKQFRLTNAIPGAVKDLDYDKKSTFDESGLANSMISVTWE; encoded by the exons ATGAAGAGTGAtgatcatcagcagcagcaaattatttcttttcttgAAATTGCTGTAGGCCAAACTGCTGATACTGCCAGACAGTTCTTACAG GCCACAAGCTGGAAGCTTGACGATGCAATTCAACTTTTTTATGTAGGAAATGAGGGTGCTACGGCAGCGGCATCATCAGCGTCTGCTCCACCGTTGGAAAATGACGAGCTTTTGCCAGCACAAATCACAGG AAACCTGGAAAACCAGATTGGATCTGAAAATGTTGTTCAAGGTGATGGCAGTGAAGTTCGTGCACCTCTACCAGTGAAAAGGGACGTTCTTTATGACACTCCAATGTTCTATGG GTCAACAAGATTGGGGTACAATTCACATGAAGCTCGTACAGTGGTTCCTTTCCGTAACTTTGATGAGGAACTAAAACACCCCAGAGTTTGGGAAGGAGGCCATGGTGCTAGTACCGCCGATGCGTCTAATCTTGCTTCCTTGTATCGTCCCCCTTTTGCTTTGATGTTCCATGGTCCCTTTCAGAAG GCAAAAGAAGCTGCTAAAAGCCAAAACCGATGGGTTCTAGTGAACTTGCAATCTACCAGGGAATTTAGCTCCCACATG CTTAACCGCGATACATGGGCCAATGAAGCTGTTGCTCAAACGATCTCATCCAATTTCATCTTTTGGCag GTGTTTGATGATACAGAAGAGGGCAGCAAGATAAAAACATACTACAGATTGGATTCCGCCCCTGTAACTCTTGTCATTGACCCTGTCACGGGTCAAAAGATGCGCTTATGGCGTGGAATGATTCAACCAGAAAATCTATTGGAG GATCTGTTGCAATTCATGGATGGTAGCCCCAATGATCACCACTTCAGCTTGTCTCACAAACGTCCAAGAGAAACTTATGAAGCTCCCCCTCCCAAAGTCCAAGCAATGTCAg AGGTTGCAAATCAAACtagtgaagaagatgaagagatGCAGATGGCACAAGCGTTATCTATGGGGACAATGAAAAATACCGTTGGAGAAGCCTCAAATGACTCAGATGCCATAGATGCTAAACAAGAAATCCTCAAATCTGAGAAGCCTACTTATCCACCATTGCCCGAAGAACCCAAGGTTGATAGGAATTTACTTTGCAGGGTTGGTGTCCGTCTTCCAGATGGACGCAGGCTTCAGCGAAACTTTTTACGATCGGATCCCATTCAA TTGTTGTGGTCCTTCTGCTATGCAAACCTGGAGGGTAGTGATGGAAAGCAGTTTCGACTGACTAATGCAATACCTGGTGCGGTGAAGGATCTGGACTATGACAAAAAGTCAACTTTTGACGAGTCAGGGCTCGCCAATTCTATGATATCAGTTACCTGGGAATGA
- the LOC122598413 gene encoding uncharacterized protein LOC122598413: MDKCIMAEQCNENSIATHSSAAKWWPDVHATSICSWTGDANYSSNPTCNNPHQNPNSNCSGGEEDVSISTSFTTNASNNSGISMESSRHLVEKASTNDPYGEAVSDNHHLWNQVFLGIGSTGLQNISTQMFEPACDYLKKIDSGWEFSSPTNLNQFQKNYTEFNDGLYQSKNPSDVQLSPQFNQYGGPFTAIKNEHTDCDIERQGSLFRRGLSSHAVDQYQAGNNNKDYFNGVSDMGCNNGRGLFDLVAFGSSLNKSPSESNVSNKPMALMNTMNLPDRRKPGIQNSNYQPIRPRGSTPAKINGRGNGVVNEGKRKKSEDQSGSFIKKIKLETSTVSSTKNQLPKAKLGDKITALQQIVSPFGKTDTASVLWEAIGYIKCLQEQVQLLSNPYMKTNIIKDPWVRLETKDRGDMKLGLKSRGLCLVPVSCTPQVYHENTGSDYWTPTYRGYF, encoded by the exons ATGGATAAGTGTATAATGGCTGAGCAATGTAATGAAAACTCGATTGCAACTCATTCATCGGCCGCTAAATGGTGGCCAGATGTTCATGCAACTTCCATATGTTCATGGACCGGTGATGCTAATTATTCAAGTAACCCAACTTGCAATAATCCTCATCAAAACCCAAATTCCAATTGTTCTGGTGGCGAAGAAGATGTTTCTATCTCTACTTCTTTTACAACTAACGCTTCAAACAACTCTGGGATTAGCATGGAGTCCTCTCGTCATCTTGTAGAAAAAGCTTCCACTAATGATCCCTATGGAGAGGCAGTTTCCGATAATCATCATCTTTGGAACCAAGTTTTCTT AGGTATAGGAAGTACCGGACTGCAAAACATATCGACTCAGATGTTTGAACCAGCCTGTGATTACTTGAAGAAAATAGACAGTGGATGGGAGTTTTCAAGCCCCACAAATCTTAATCAGTTTCAAAAGAATTACACCGAGTTCAACGATGGCCTATACCAAAGCAAGAACCCGTCAGATGTTCAACTAAGTCCACAGTTTAATCAATACGGTGGTCCATTCACAGCAATAAAGAATGAGCACACCGATTGTGACATTGAACGTCAAGGGTCGCTATTTAGGAGAGGATTAAGTAGTCATGCAGTTGATCAATATCAAGCAGGGAACAATAACAAGGACTACTTCAACGGTGTGTCGGACATGGGATGTAACAATGGAAGgggtttgtttgatttggttGCGTTTGGTAGCTCCTTAAACAAGTCACCATCGGAGAGTAACGTGTCTAATAAACCCATGGCCTTGATGAATACGATGAATCTACCAGACCGAAGGAAACCGGGAATCCAGAACTCTAACTATCAG CCAATAAGACCAAGAGGCAGCACACCTGCGAAAATCAACGGGAGAGGAAATGGAGTTGTTAATGAAGGGAAGAGAAAGAAATCAGAAGACCAATCTGGGTCATTTATAAAGAAGATTAAGCTCGAGACTTCTACAGTCTCATCAACTAAG AATCAGCTTCCTAAAGCAAAGCTCGGGGATAAGATAACAGCACTTCAGCAAATTGTTTCACCGTTCGGCAAG ACAGATACAGCTTCCGTGTTATGGGAAGCAATCGGTTATATTAAGTGTCTTCAGGAACAAGTACAG TTATTGAGCAATCCATACATGAAGACCAATATCATCAAG GACCCGTGGGTACGATTGGAAACGAAAGATAGAGGAGATATGAAGCTTGGTCTTAAGAGTAGAGGTCTTTGTTTGGTCCCTGTCTCATGTACTCCACAAGTATACCATGAAAACACTGGATCAGACTACTGGACTCCCACATACAGAGGATAtttctag
- the LOC122597861 gene encoding uncharacterized protein At4g15970-like isoform X1, translated as MRLKSPEPPHMFRRYITELKPSGELRRARTAALFLILFGFCYMILSSAFDSCRIRLPEYVISSTDVFSSAIYFDSSDSADTSLEAVLKEASMDDKTVILTTLNEAWADPNNSILDLFLASFRLGYQTSKLLKHLVIITLDQKAYASCKRVHTHCFALTTEGVDFSREAYFMTPDYLKMMWRRIDFLRAVLEMGYNFLFTDADVMWFRDPFPHFDPDADFQIACDHYSGNSTDVRINIPNGGFNFVRSNARSIEFYKYWYSSRAIYPDMHDQDVLNNIKFDPLLTDINLKLRFLDTTYFGGFCEPSKDLNKVCTMHANCCVGLENKVHDLKIMLQDWKNFMALPSHMKNSLRHSWSAPKNCSLALRRHFGLSAEGRRIEGTS; from the exons atgagaCTTAAATCACCGGAACCGCCACATATGTTCCGTCGCTACATTACGGAACTCAAACCGTCCGGCGAGCTCCGCCGTGCGCGCACCGCGGCGTTGTTTCTGATATTGTTCGGTTTTTGCTATATGATTTTGAGTAGCGCGTTTGATTCCTGCCGGATCCGGTTGCCGGAATATGTTATCTCGTCGACGGATGTATTTTCTTCTGCCATTTACTTTGATTCTTCG GACAGCGCTGATACTAGTCTGGAGGCAGTCTTAAAGGAGGCTTCTATGGATGATAAGACAGTTATCTTAACAACCTTGAATGAGGCCTGGGCGGATCCAAATAATTCAATTTTGGATCTCTTTCTGGCAAGCTTTAGGCTTGGTTACCAAACCAGTAAACTTTTGAAGCATCTGGTCATTATTACTCTAGATCAGAAAGCATATGCGAGTTGTAAGCGTGTACATACCCATTGCTTTGCACTCACTACGGAGGGAGTTGATTTCTCTCGGGAGGCCTATTTTATGACCCCTGATTACTTGAAGATGATGTGGCGACGCATCGATTTCTTACGTGCTGTGCTTGAAATGGGATACAACTTTCTTTTTACG GATGCTGATGTCATGTGGTTCAGGGATCCGTTCCCACATTTCGACCCAGATGCTGATTTTCAGATTGCATGTGACCATTACTCTGGAAACTCAACCGATGTCAGGATCAATATACCCAATGGAGGGTTTAATTTTGTTAGGTCAAATGCCCGGTCAATTGAGTTTTACAAGTACTGGTACTCTTCAAGAGCAATCTATCCAGACATGCATGATCAGGATGTCCTCAATAACATCAAATTTGACCCTTTACTTACAGATATTAACTTGAAGTTAAGGTTTCTAGATACTACGTATTTTGGTGGATTTTGTGAACCAAGTAAAGACTTAAACAAAGTCTGCACAATGCATGCAAATTGCTGTGTCGGTTTGGAAAACAAAGTTCATGATCTGAAGATCATGCTTCAAGATTGGAAGAACTTTATGGCCCTTCCATCTCACATGAAGAATTCATTAAGACATAGCTGGAGTGCTCCCAAGAACTGCAG CCTTGCTTTGCGTCGTCACTTTGGTTTGTCTGCAGAAGGAAGGAGAATCGAAGGAACTAGCTAA
- the LOC122597861 gene encoding uncharacterized protein At4g15970-like isoform X2 — protein sequence MRLKSPEPPHMFRRYITELKPSGELRRARTAALFLILFGFCYMILSSAFDSCRIRLPEYVISSTDDSADTSLEAVLKEASMDDKTVILTTLNEAWADPNNSILDLFLASFRLGYQTSKLLKHLVIITLDQKAYASCKRVHTHCFALTTEGVDFSREAYFMTPDYLKMMWRRIDFLRAVLEMGYNFLFTDADVMWFRDPFPHFDPDADFQIACDHYSGNSTDVRINIPNGGFNFVRSNARSIEFYKYWYSSRAIYPDMHDQDVLNNIKFDPLLTDINLKLRFLDTTYFGGFCEPSKDLNKVCTMHANCCVGLENKVHDLKIMLQDWKNFMALPSHMKNSLRHSWSAPKNCSLALRRHFGLSAEGRRIEGTS from the exons atgagaCTTAAATCACCGGAACCGCCACATATGTTCCGTCGCTACATTACGGAACTCAAACCGTCCGGCGAGCTCCGCCGTGCGCGCACCGCGGCGTTGTTTCTGATATTGTTCGGTTTTTGCTATATGATTTTGAGTAGCGCGTTTGATTCCTGCCGGATCCGGTTGCCGGAATATGTTATCTCGTCGACGGAT GACAGCGCTGATACTAGTCTGGAGGCAGTCTTAAAGGAGGCTTCTATGGATGATAAGACAGTTATCTTAACAACCTTGAATGAGGCCTGGGCGGATCCAAATAATTCAATTTTGGATCTCTTTCTGGCAAGCTTTAGGCTTGGTTACCAAACCAGTAAACTTTTGAAGCATCTGGTCATTATTACTCTAGATCAGAAAGCATATGCGAGTTGTAAGCGTGTACATACCCATTGCTTTGCACTCACTACGGAGGGAGTTGATTTCTCTCGGGAGGCCTATTTTATGACCCCTGATTACTTGAAGATGATGTGGCGACGCATCGATTTCTTACGTGCTGTGCTTGAAATGGGATACAACTTTCTTTTTACG GATGCTGATGTCATGTGGTTCAGGGATCCGTTCCCACATTTCGACCCAGATGCTGATTTTCAGATTGCATGTGACCATTACTCTGGAAACTCAACCGATGTCAGGATCAATATACCCAATGGAGGGTTTAATTTTGTTAGGTCAAATGCCCGGTCAATTGAGTTTTACAAGTACTGGTACTCTTCAAGAGCAATCTATCCAGACATGCATGATCAGGATGTCCTCAATAACATCAAATTTGACCCTTTACTTACAGATATTAACTTGAAGTTAAGGTTTCTAGATACTACGTATTTTGGTGGATTTTGTGAACCAAGTAAAGACTTAAACAAAGTCTGCACAATGCATGCAAATTGCTGTGTCGGTTTGGAAAACAAAGTTCATGATCTGAAGATCATGCTTCAAGATTGGAAGAACTTTATGGCCCTTCCATCTCACATGAAGAATTCATTAAGACATAGCTGGAGTGCTCCCAAGAACTGCAG CCTTGCTTTGCGTCGTCACTTTGGTTTGTCTGCAGAAGGAAGGAGAATCGAAGGAACTAGCTAA